A DNA window from Coffea arabica cultivar ET-39 chromosome 6c, Coffea Arabica ET-39 HiFi, whole genome shotgun sequence contains the following coding sequences:
- the LOC113692183 gene encoding uncharacterized protein, which yields MADLQPTPWSADELVGELLDNESPFFIIPDQVAEASNLDVASNHSPVYNRLMSAVYSGPTMQDIESALSVTKYRNQTEHVSQARVSMLDRDLSRTHENNYRYTLRIKSCDNALADDGYKWRKYGQKSIKNSPNPRSYYRCTNPRCGAKKQVERCSGDPETLIITYEGLHLHFAYPFFPCNRPQQQHVNSPAKKKQRKPTSSSNSQGRNDQEAQRSVTSSINDAEESPDNVTHCSPVIPPPPATVGDVNTGWEQKGTEGDYSPQGLLEDVVPLPIRNPLINPTSVNSSSSSSFPSTPTSPSSISWPPGYSTLGFVGF from the exons ATGGCGGATCTTCAGCCTACTCCTTGGTCTGCAGATGAACTAGTAGGAGAGCTACTTGACAATGAATCGCCATTCTTCATAATTCCTGATCAAGTGGCCGAGGCATCAAACTTGGACGTTGCATCGAATCATTCACCTGTGTATAACAGGCTAATGTCCGCTGTTTACTCGGGGCCAACCATGCAAGATATAGAAAGTGCTTTGTCTGTGACCAAGTATAGAAATCAAACCGAGCATGTCTCACAAGCCAG AGTTTCCATGTTGGACAGAGACTTGAGTAGGACTCATGAGAACAATTACAGGTACACGCTGAGAATTAAGAGTTGCGACAATGCATTGGCTGATGATGGTTATAAATGGAGGAAGTATGGCCAGAAATCTATAAAGAATAGCCCAAACCCCCG GAGCTATTACAGGTGCACAAACCCAAGGTGTGGTGCAAAGAAACAGGTGGAGCGGTGCAGTGGTGACCCGGAAACTCTCATCATCACCTACGAAGGCCTTCACCTCCACTTTGCTTACCCATTTTTCCCATGCAACCGACCACAACAGCAGCATGTGAATTCCCCCGCTAAGAAGAAGCAGAGGAAGCCCACGAGTAGTAGCAATTCACAAGGCAGAAATGATCAGGAGGCGCAACGCAGCGTTACTAGTAGTATAAACGATGCAGAAGAAAGCCCGGACAATGTTACCCACTGTAGCCCTGTAATACCACCACCACCGGCAACAGTCGGCGACGTCAATACAGGATGGGAGCAGAAAGGAACAGAGGGCGACTACTCGCCACAAGGCTTGCTTGAAGATGTGGTGCCATTACCAATTCGTAATCCCTTGATTAATCCGACGTCCGTGAATTCTTCGTCCTCTTCCTCTTTTCCATCTACTCCAACTTCACCTTCCTCCATTTCGTGGCCCCCGGGCTATTCAACCTTAGGCTTCGTCGGATTTTAG